AGGGACTGTGGAGTTCCGCGACGTGACCTTCGCCTATCCCGGGGCCGAGGCGCCGGTGCTGGCCGGGGCCTCGTTCACCGCCGTACCCGGGACAACGACGGCGATCGTCGGCGCCACGGGCAGCGGCAAGACCACGCTGCTGAACCTGCTGCCGCGTTTCCTCGATCCGACGGCAGGCACCATCAGCATCGGCGGCCGCGGCACGCGTTCCCTCCCGCTGGCGTCGCTGCGAAGCATGATCGCCATGGTGCCGCAGCACTCCTACCTCTTCTCGGGCACCCTCTCGGAGAACCTGCGGATGGGCGGGCCGGACGCGAGCGACGCGGAACTGTGGCGGGCACTGGAGACTGCCCAGGCCGCGGACTTTGTCCGGGGCCTCGACGGCGGCCTGGACGCCCCGGTCCGCCAGGGCGGCACCAACTTCTCCGGCGGCCAGCGCCAGCGCCTGTGCATCGCCCGGGCGCTGCTCCGGGCCGCCCCGGTCTACGTTTTCGACGACAGCTTTTCCGCCCTCGACTACGGCACCGACGAGCGGCTCCGCGCGGCGCTGGCCCCACTGCTGCGTTCGGCGACGGTGCTGGTCGTGGCGGAACGCGTCGCCACGATCGTGGACGCGGGGCTGATCCTGGTGTTGGAGGACGGCCGGCTGGTCGCGCAAGGCACCCACAAGGAGCTGATGGCGACGTCGCCGACCTACCAGGAAATCGCCGCCTCCCAGCTGGTCCTGGAGGAAACCGCGTGAGCGCCGCCTTCCCGGCTGCCTCCGGGACCGCCGCCAAATGGCGGGCGGCCGGGAGGCTGTTGGGGCTCCTGCGCCCGGTGCGCCTCCGGATGGCCGGCGTCATCGCCGCGACCTGCGGTTTCGCCGCCCTGAACGTGGCCGCGCCCAAATACCTTGGCGACGCCACCGACGTCGTGGTGCAAAGTGTCGTGCGCGGCGCCTTCGACGAGTCGAAGCTGGGACGCCTGCTGCTCGCGGTGGCGCTGATGTACCTCGGCGCCTCGCTGTGCAGCTGGATCCAGGGCGCCCTGACGGCCACGGCGGTGCAGCGGCTCAGTTACGGGCTCCGCGCCTCCGTGGAGCAAAAACTGCATCTGCTGCCCTCCAGCCATTTCGACGACCAGCACCGCGGCGACGTGCTCAGCCGCGCCACCAACGACGTCGACAACGTCTCGCAGGCACTCAACCAGCTGCTCAACCAGCTCATCATGTCGGTCCTGATGCTCTCAGGTGCCCTGGCCATGATGTTCTGGCTGTCGCCGCTGCTGGCGCTGGTGGCCCTCGCCTCGGTGCCGGTCTCCACCGTGATTACCGTGCTCGTGGCGCGGAAGTCGCAGGGACACTTCACCGAGCAGTGGAGCAGCACCGGCGATCTGCACTCGCACCTGGAGGAGTTCTTCACGGGGCACGAGGTGGTGAAGGCATTCGGCCGCCAGCAGGCGGCCGCAGATACGTTCCGGGCGAGTAACGACCGTCTTTTCCGGGCAGCCTCCAGCGCCCAGTACCTGTCCGGCGTCGTCCAGCCGCTGATGATCTTCGTCGCCAACCTGAACTACATCGCGGTCGCGGTGCTCGGCGCGCTGCAGGTCGCCACCGGCACCATGACGATCGGCGGCGTCCAGGCGTTCATCCAGTTCAGCAGGCTCTTCAGCCAGCCGATGGGCCAGATCGGCGGCATGCTGACCCTGATGCAGTCCTGCGCGGCCTCCGCCGAGCGGGTCTTCGCACTGCTGGACGCACCGGAAATCCCCGCAGATGCCCCTGCCGCGGGCGCCGCCGGCGCGGCAAGGGCCGCGGCCGCACGCTCCGGCGGAGAGTCCGCGGGGCCCACGGGCCGGGTCACCTTCGAGGGCGCGACCTTCGGCTACAGCCCCGGCGCGCCCGTGGTGGAGGATCTGTCCTTCACCGTGGAGCCGGGCCAGACGGTGGCGATCGTTGGCCACACCGGTGCCGGAAAGACCACCGTGGTCAACCTCCTGATGCGCTTCTATGAACTCGACGCCGGCAAGATCACCGTGGATGGCCAGGACATTGCGGAACTGCCGCGCGACGGCCTGCGGGCGGCCATCGGCACCGTGATGCAGGATACCTGGCTGTTCACCGGGAGCATCCGGGAGAACATCGAATACGGCCGTCCCGGCGCCAGCGACGCCGACATCACCGCCGCAGCCCAGGCAAGCCACGTGGACCAGTTCGTGCGTGCCCTCCCGGCCGGCTACGCCACCATGCTGGGCAACGACGGCGACTCGCTCAGCCGCGGCCAGCGACAGCTCATCTCAATCGCCCGGGCGCAACTGGCCGGCCGCAGCATCCTGATCCTCGACGAGGCCACCAGCTCGGTGGACAGCAGGACGGAGGTCCAGATCCGGCAGGCCATGTCCAAGCTGCGGCAGGGCAGGACCAGCTTCGTGATCGCCCACCGCTTGTCCACCGTCCGCGACGCTGATCTAATTCTCGTCATGGACCACGGACGGATTGTTGAACAAGGGAACCACCAGGAACTGATGGCGGGGGAGGGCCTCTACACGGGCCTCTACCGTGCCCAGTTCGCCGGCCGGGAAGAATTCGACGGCGTCCTGGAGCCCGAACTGTGACCTCGCCGGAGTCCGGCCTGGCACGCTTTCCCGGCGGCTGGAAACCCAACACCGGCAGCTCGGTACCGCTGTTCGAACAGCTCCGGCTGAACATCATCGAGCGGGCCGACGACGGCACCCTGGCTCCGGGCACCCGGCTACCCGCCGTCCGCAGCCTGGCGGCCGATCTCGGTGTCGCGCCGCACACCGTGGCGCGCGCCTACAAGGAACTCGAGGCCGCCGGCGTCGTCGCCACCCGTGGCAGGAACGGCACCGTCGTGTGTGCCCGCGACGAGGCCTGGGGCTCACTGAGCGCGGCCGCCGCGGAATTCGCGGCGGCCGCCAAAGCCCAGGGCGCCAGCTTCGCCGAAGCCGTCCAACTCCTGGCGGCCGCATACGACCGCCATTAGCTCAACCGCCAATAGCACAACAGCAGCCGGAATGGATATTCGAAGAAGTTTTCGATTAGCATTGGAGGCGTGCCTAAAGCCGTAGCTGAAGAACCTGCCGTCGATGTCCAGCCCGCCGCCGCTCCGGAAAAGTCCGGAAAAGGCGCCGGCCCCCAGCCATCCGGACCGGCGTCGCCGGGCGCGGAGCTGGTCCGCCCCGACCTTTCCCGACTGGTCGTGAAGGGCGCACGCGAACACAACCTGCGCAACGTCGACCTCGACCTGCCCCGCGACGCGATGATTGTCTTCACGGGGCTTTCCGGCTCCGGTAAATCCTCGCTCGCCTTCGACACAATCTTCGCCGAAGGCCAGCGCCGCTACGTCGAGTCGCTCTCCGCCTACGCCCGCCAGTTCCTCGGCCAGGTGGACAAGCCCGACGTCGACTTCATCGAAGGCCTGTCGCCGGCCGTCTCGATCGACCAGAAGTCCACCAGCAAGAACCCCCGCTCCACCGTGGGCACGATCACCGAGATCTACGACTACATGCGCCTGCTCTGGGCCCGCGTGGGTCGCCCGCACTGCCCGGTCTGCGGCGAGCCCGTCACCAAGCAGACCCCCCAGCAGATCGTCGACCAGCTGCTGGAACTGCCCGAGGGCACCCGGTTCCAGGTGCTGGCCCCGGTGGTCCGCGGCCGCAAGGGCGAATTCGTCGAGCTGTTCAAGGAGCTCACCGCCAAGGGCTACTCCCGGGCCCGGGTGGACGACAAACTGATCCAGCTCAGCGAGCCGCCCAAGCTCGGCAAGCAGTTCAAGCACACCATCGAAGTCGTCGTGGACCGCCTGGTCGTGAAGGAAGGCATCAGCCAGCGACTCACGGACTCGGTGGAAACCGCGCTGGGCCTGGCCGAGGGCCGTGTCCTGGCCGAATTCGTCGACCTCGAGGCGGACGATCCGGAGCGGATCCGGGCCTTCTCGGAGCACCTCGCCTGCCCCAACGAGCACCCTCTCGCGATTGACGAAATCGAGCCCCGCTCGTTCTCCTTCAACAACCCCTTCGGCGCCTGCTCGGCCTGCAGCGGCATCGGCACCAAGCTCGAAGTGGACGAGGAACTCCTCATCCCCAACTCCGAGCTCTCGCTCTCCGAGGGCGCCATTGCGCCCTGGTCGCTGGGCGCCGCCACCACCGAATACTGGAACCGGCTCCTCGGCGGCCTGGCTAAAGAGCTCGGCTTCAAGATGACCACGCCCTGGGAGAAGCTCTCCGCCGAGGCGCGGCAGACCGTGCTGCACGGCAAGGACCACAAGGTCGTGGTGCAGTACCGCAATCGTTTCGGCCGGGAGCGCAAATACAGCACCGGCTTTGAAGGCGTGGTCCAGTACGTGCACCGCAAGCACACCGAAACCGACTCGGACTCGGCCAGGGACCGCTACGAGGAGTACATGCGGCAGGTCCCGTGCCCGGCGTGCAATGGCGCCCGGCTGAACCCGGCGTCGCTGTCGGTCCTGATCAACGGCAAGTCCATCGCGGAGGTCGCCGCGCTGCCGATGCGCGAGTGCGCACACTTCCTGGACAGCCTGGTCCTCACCGGCCGCGAGGCCCAGATCGCCCACCAGGTTCTCAAGGAGATCCAGGCCCGCCTGACCTTCCTGCTCGACGTCGGCCTGGAATACCTGAACCTCGAACGGCCCTCCGGCACCCTGTCCGGCGGCGAGGCCCAGCGCATCCGGCTGGCCACCCAGATCGGCTCCGGCCTCGTCGGCGTCCTCTACGTCCTGGACGAGCCCTCCATCGGTCTGCACCAGCGCGACAACCGGCGCCTGATCGAAACCCTGACCAGGCTCAGGGACCTTGGCAACACCCTGATCGTGGTCGAACACGATGAGGACACCATCCAGGAGGCCGACTGGGTGGTGGACATCGGACCCGGCGCCGGCGAGCATGGCGGCATGGTGGTGCACTCCGGGTCCTATCATGACCTGCTGAAGAACACCGAGTCCCTGACCGGGGACTACCTCTCGGGCCGGAAGTCCATCGCGGTGCCGAAGAAGCGCCGCAAGTACGACAAGAAGCGCGAGCTGAAGGTCGTCGGGGCCAAGGAAAACAACCTGCTCAACGTTGACGCCGCCTTCCCGCTGGGCCTGTTTACGGCCGTCACCGGTGTCAGCGGTTCAGGCAAGTCCACCCTGGTCAACGAGATCCTCTACAAGGTGCTCGCCAACAAGCTCAACGGCGCCAAGCAGGTCGCCGGGCGGCACAAAACCGTCCAGGGCCTCGAGCACCTGGACAAGGTGGTGCACGTCGACCAGAGCCCCATCGGCCGGACCCCGCGCTCCAACCCGGCCACCTACACGGGCGTCTTCGACCACATCAGGAAGCTCTTCGCCGAGACCACTGAGGCCAAGGTCCGCGGCTACCAGCCCGGCCGGTTCTCCTTCAACGTCAAGGGCGGCCGCTGCGAGGCCTGCTCCGGCGACGGCACGCTGAAGATCGAGATGAACTTCCTGCCGGACGTCTACGTGCCCTGCGAGGTCTGCCACGGCGCACGCTACAACCGCGAAACGCTCGAGGTGCACTACAAGGGCAAGACCATCGCGGACGTCCTCAATATGCCGATCGAGGAGGGCGCGGAGTTCTTCGCCGCCTTCTCGCCGATCGCGCGGCACCTGAAGACCCTCGTCGACGTCGGCCTCGGCTACGTGCGGCTGGGCCAGCCCGCAACGACGCTCTCGGGCGGCGAGGCGCAGCGCGTGAAACTGGCCGCGGAACTGCAGAAACGCTCCAACGGCCGCAGCGTCTACGTCCTGGATGAGCCGACCACCGGCCTGCACTTCGAGGACATCCGCAAGCTGCTGATGGTGCTGCAGGGACTGGTCGAAAAGGGCAACACCGTGATCACGATCGAGCACAACCTCGACGTCATCAAGAGCGCCGACTGGATTGTGGACCTGGGCCCCGACGGCGGTTCCGGCGGCGGCCGGATCGTCGCGTCCGGCACACCGGAGCAGGTGGCGAAGTCCAAGGACAGCCACACCGCGGCGTTCCTCGCCGACATCCTGGGCTGACGGCGGGCGCGGACGGCGGAAATTTTCCCTGATCTATTCCCGACAGGGCATGCAATTTTCTGCCATCCGCGCGGTCGTGAGAAACTACTCCGGTGACCCATACAACTGTGCCTGTGATCTTTGACCTCGATGGCACTCTTGTCGATCCGGCCGGGGGGATCACGGACGGGATCGCGGCGGCCCTCACCGAACTCGGCCTGCCGGTTCCGGGCAGGGACCGGCTGGACGCTATGATCGGGCCGAAGCTGAGCCATTCGCTGAGGGACGTCGCAGGGGTCCCGCCCGAACAACTCGAGGACGCCATCCGCATCTACCGCGGGGACTACCTGGCCAGCGGCATCGCCCAAAGCAGGCTTTACCCGGGCATCCGGGCGCTGCTGAAAACCCTGGTCGAGGCAGGACGGCCCGTCGCCGTCGCCACCCAGAAGCCCGAAGGCATCGCCCGCACCGTCCTGGAGCACCACGGCATCGCCGCCCTGTTCCACACCATCCGCGGCTCGGCTGCCAACGAGGCGGCAGCCGCCGGTGCGCCGTCCGGGAAAGCTTCCATCGTGGCCGCGGCACTGGCGGACCTCTCCACCCGGAATGGTGCGGACATCCAGCACGCCGTGATGGTGGGGGACCGGGCACAGGACGTGGCCGGAGCGGCTGCGAACGGACTCGACTGCATCGGCGTAGGCTGGGGTTTTGCGCCCGACGGCGAACTGCACGCGGCCGGCGCCGTCGAGATCGTGCACACCACCCAGGCGCTCCACGCTACGATCACCAGACTCTCCGAACGCCCGGGGACCGAAGCCCTGAATGAGGTGCACACCATTGGCAATGTTTGACGCGATCCGCTGGACCACCCGCGGGCTCATTTCCTCGACCTGCCGTCCCACCGTGATCGGCCTCGAGAATGTGCCCAAGGAGGGCCCCTTCATCGTGGCGCCGAACCACCTCTCCTTCCTGGACAGCGTGATCGTGCAGGCCCTTATGCCCCGGCCGGTGGCGTTCTTCGCCAAAGCGGAATACTTCACCACCGGCGGCGCCAAGGGCCGGATGATGAAGTCCTTCTTCGAGGCCGTGGGCTCCATCCCGGTCGAACGCGGCGAACAGGCCGCCAGCGTCCAGGCACTGAAGACGCTGCTGGACATCCTCGACGCCGGCAAGGGCGTGGGAATCTACCCGGAGGGCACCCGCTCGCGCGACGGCATCCTCTACCGCGGCCGCACCGGCGTCGGCTGGCTTGCCCTCACCACCGGCGCCCCGGTGATCCCGGTCGGACTGATCGGCACGGAGAACCTGCAACCCGCGGACAGCAACAAGGTCAAGCCCCAGCACTTCACCATGAAGGTGGGCGAGCCGCTCTACTTCGAGAAAACCGGGCCGGACCATTCCCTCCCCGCGCGGCGCCAGGTCACGGACCGCATTATGGACGCCATCGCGGAACTCAGCGGGCAGCAACGGGCCACCACCTACAACCAGAGCAAGAGCGTCGACTAATCGGGGCACCCGCCTGCGCACCGCCTCGGGGCCGTGCCTCCGCTACGCCGGCGGGCCCTTGCCGGCCGGCTCCGTGAAGGCTCAGTAGAATAGATCAGTGGCAAATCCAGCTAGTTACCGGCCCCAGACCGGGGAGATCCCGACCAACCCGGGTGTGTACCGCTTTCGCGACCCGCACGGCCGGGTCATTTACGTGGGCAAGGCCAAGAACCTCCGCTCCCGGCTGAACTCCTACTTCGCCAACCCCGCCGGCCTGCTGCCCAAGACCTACGCGATGGTCCACACCGCCAGCAGCGTGGAGTGGACGGTGGTGGGCAGCGAGCTGGAATCACTGCAGCTGGAATACACCTGGATCAAGGAATTCAAGCCGCGGTTCAACGTGATGTTCCGGGACGACAAGTCCTACCCGTACCTGGCCGTCACGATGGGGGAGAAGTACCCCCGGGTGCAGGTCCTGCGCGGCGAACGGCGCAAGGGGACACGGTATTTCGGCCCGTACACGGCGGGAGCCATCCGCGACACCATGGACACCCTGCTGCGGGTCTTCCCGGTCCGCAGCTGCAGTCCCGGGGTCCTGAAGCGCGCCGAGGCCAGCGGTCGGCCCTGCCTGCTCGGCTACATCGACAAATGCGCCGCCCCCTGCGTGGGCCGCATCTCGGCCGAAGACCACCGGGCCCTCGCCGAAGATTTCTGCGCCTTTATGGGCGGCGAAGCCAAGCGCTTCGTCTCCCGGCTGGAGAAGGACATGGCCGCCGCCGTGGCCGAGCTCGATTACGAACGCGCCGCCCGGGTCCGGGACGACATTGTCGCGCTGAAGAAGGTCTTTGAACGCAACGCCGTAGTCCTCGCCGAAGACACCGACGCGGACGTGTTCGCGCTCTACGAGGACGAACTCGAGGCGGCGGTCCAGGTCTTCCACGTGCGGGGCGGCCGGATCCGCGGCCAGCGCGGCTGGGTGGTGGAAAAGGTCGAGGATTCCACCACCCCTGACCTCGTGGAACACCTGCTGCAGCAGGTCTACGGCGAGGAAGCCGGAAGCCAGGGCCGGCTGCCCCGCGAGGTGCTGGTCCCCGCCGAGCCCAGCAATGCCGCCGAGCTCGCCCAGTGGCTCAGCGGGCTGCGCGGCGCCCGGGTGGACGTCCGCGTGCCGCAGCGCGGCGACAAGGCCGCGCTGCTTTCCACCGTGCGGGACAACGCCGAACACGCGCTCAAGCTGCACAAGTCCCGCCGCGCCGGCGACCTGACCATGCGTTCCCAGGCGCTGCAGGAGCTCCAGGAAGCCCTGGACCTGCCCGTTGCGCTGTTGCGGATCGAATGCTTCGACATCTCGCATGTGCAGGGCACCAACGTCGTGGGCTCGATGGTGGTGGTCGAGGACGGCCTGCCCAAGAAATCGGACTACCGGAAGTTCTCGGTCACGGGGGAGGCTGCCAACGACGACACCGCCGCCATGCACGACGTCCTGACGCGGCGTTTCCGAAACTACCTGCAGGAACAGGCCGAGAAGACGGACCCCGGTTCCTCCCCCCTGGCTGCCGCCCAGGCCGCCGCCGTGGCCGACGCCCCGCTTGAGGACACCACGACGCCGGCGCCACGGACCAAGTTCGCCTACCCGCCCAACCTCGTCGTCGTCGACGGCGGCAAGCCCCAGGTCAACGCCGCCGCCCGAGCCCTGGCCGAACTCGGTATCGACGACGTGTACGTCGTCGGACTGGCCAAGCGGCTGGAGGAGGTCTGGCTGCCGGACAGCGACTTCCCGGTCATCCTGCCGCGCGCTTCGGCCGGGCTTTACCTGCTGCAGCGGATCCGCGACGAGGCGCACCGCTTCGCCATCACCTTCCACCGGCAAAAGCGCGGCAAAGCCATGACGGCCTCCGCGCTCGACGGCGTCCCCGGCCTGGGCGAGTCCAAGCGCAAGGCGCTGCTGAACCAGTTCGGCTCGGTCAAGAGCATCCGGGCCGCCAGCATCGAGGAGTTGACGGCCGCGAAGGGCATCGGTCCTGCCCTGGCCGGCGCCATCGTGCGGCATTTTAGCGACGACTCGGGCCCGGACGGCCTGGTTGCGCCGGCAATTAACATGACGACCGGCGAAATCCTCGAAACTTAGCTAGCTCCGGCAATCTTGGCTAGGGTAAGGAGCTGAGGCACGACGCGGCCGGCAGGCAACTGCCCCGCGCCGCGACCTCGCGGCAGAGCAAACAGCAGAGATGGGGCACGACTGATGGCAGAGTCAACGGCAGGATCCGGCGTGGAGGCGGACGGGTTGACCCCCGTCAAGCCCGTAGAGGCGGAGCTGCTCGTGGTGACCGGGATGTCGGGGGCCGGCCGGAGCACCGCCTCGGATGCCCTCGAGGACCACGGCTGGTACGTCGTGGAAAACCTGCCGCCGCAGATGCTTGGAACGCTCGCGGAACTCGTCTCCCACGCCCCGCGCTCCATCTCCAAGCTCGCCGTCGTCATGGACGTCCGCAGCAAGGACCTCTTCGCCGACATCCGCACCGCGCTGCGCAACCTGGAGGCCAGCGGTGTCACCTTCCGGGTCCTGTTCCTGGATGCCAGCGAAGACGTCCTTGTCCGCCGCTTCGAACAGGGCCGGCGCCCGCACCCGCTGCAGGGCGGCGGACGGATCCTCGACGGAATCGCCGCGGAACGCGAACTGCTGCACGAGCTGCGCGAATCCTCCGACATCGTCCTGGACACCTCCGCGCTCAATGTCCACGGACTCGCCACCGCCATCACCGAGCTGTTCAGCGAAACCGGTCCGGTGGCACTGCGCCTGAACGTCATGAGTTTCGGCTTCAAGTACGGACTGCCGGTGGACGCCAACTTCGTCGCCGACGCCCGCTTCATCCCGAACCCGCACTGGGTGCCGCAACTGCGCCCGCACACCGGGCTGGACAAGGACGTCAGTGACTACGTGCTCGAAGCGGAGGGCGTCAGCAACTTCGTGGAACGCTACGTGCTGGCGCTCGAACCGGTCCTGGACGGCTACCGGCGGGAGAACAAGCACTATGCGACGATCGCCGTCGGCTGCACCGGCGGGAAGCACCGCTCGGTAGCCGTTGCCGTTGAACTCTCGCGCCGGCTCGCACAGTACCCCCGCGTCACCGTCACCACCACCCACCGGGATCTGGGCCGCGAATAATGGCGCTCCTGACCGGGCCCCTGCCCCTGGTTCCGGCCGCCAGCGCGGCCTTCGCCGGCCAGCAGGACAAAGGCCCCTCCGTGGTCGCCCTGGGCGGCGGCCACGGCCTCTCCGCCTCGCTCTCGGCCCTGCGCCTGCTCACCTCCGAGCTGACCGCCATCGTCACCGTCGCGGACGACGGCGGCTCCTCCGGCCGGCTGCGCGAGGAGTACGGCGTGCTGCCGCCCGGTGACCTCAGGATGGCGCTCTCCGCGCTCTGCGACGACACCGACTGGGGCCGGACCTGGCGCGACGTCATGCAGCACCGCTTCGTCCCCGGCAAGGGCCGCGGCGGCTCCCTCGACGAGCACGCCATGGGCAACCTGCTGATCGTCACGCTGTGGGAACTGCTGGGGGACACCGTGGCCGGCCTGCAGTGGGCCGGCGCGCTCCTCGGCGCCCGGGGGCAGGTCCTTCCGATGTCCACCACCCCGCTCACCATCGAGGGCCAGGCCCGGGTCTCGCGGCCCGACGGCACATCGGCCCTGGAGACGGTCAGCGGGCAGGCCCGGTGTGCCGTCGCCGGCCGGCTCGAGGCCGTCCGCCTGCTGCCCGAGGCCGCCCCCGCCTGCGTCGAGGCGCTGACCGCGATTGAGCTCGCGGACTGGGTGGTCCTCGGCCCCGGCTCCTGGTACACCTCCGTCCTGCCGCACCTGCTGCTCCCGGAGATGCGCGACGCGCTGTGCAGCACCGAAGCCCGGCGCTGCCTCACGATGAACCTCGCCACGGACACCAAGGAGACACTCGGCATGTCCGCCGCCGACCACCTGCGCGTGCTGCGGGAGTACGCCCCGGAGTTCACCATCGATGTCGTCCTGGCCGACCCGGCCTCGGTGCCTGACCTGCCGGACTTCGAGCGGGCCGCAGGGATGCTCGGAGCTGAGGTGGTCTTGGGTAAAGTAGGGGCGTCGAGCCGCCGGCCGATCCACGACCCGCTGCGTCTGGCAACGGCGTACCACGACATTTTCGGGAACAGGTAGGAAAGGTGCCATGGCACTGACAGCATCAGTCAAGGAAGAACTTTCCCGGCTGGATATCAAGAAGTCCTCGGTCCGCAAGGCCGAGGTGTCCGCCATGCTCCGTTTCGCGGGGGGATTGCATATCATCTCCGGCCGGATCGTGATCGAGGCCGAAGTGGACCTCGCTTCGACCGCGCGCCGGCTCCGTGCCGCCATTGCGGAAGTCTATGGACACCAGAGCGAGATCATCGTGGTCTCCGGCGGCGGGCTGCGCCGCGGCAGCCGCTACGTAGTGCGGGTGGTCCGCGACGGCGAAGCCCTCGCCCGCCAGACCGGCCTGCTGGACGCCCGGGGCCGGCCCGTCCGCGGCCTGCCCTCCGTTGTGGTGAACGGCTCCGCCGCCGACGCCGAGGCAGTCTGGCGCGGTGCGTTCCTGGCCCACGGCTCGCTCACCGAGCCCGGCCGGTCCTCCGCGATGGAGGTCACCTGCCCAGGCCCCGAGTCGGCCCTCGCGCTCGTCGGCGCGGCGCGCCGTCTCGGCATCCAGGCCAAGGCCCGCGAAGTCAGGGGAGTGGACCGCGTGGTGATCCGCGACGGCGACACGATTGCCGCGCTGCTGACCAGGATGGGCGCGCACGACGCGCTTATGGTCTGGGAGGAACGGCGGATGCGCAAGGAAGTCCGTGCCACCGCGAACCGGCTCGCCAACTTCGACGACGCGAACCTGCGCCGCTCGGCCCAGGCCGCCGTCGCCGCCGGCGCCCGCGTGGACCGCGCGCTGGAGATCCTCGGCGACGACGTTCCGGACCACCTCAAGTACGCCGGCGAACTGCGCGTGGCCCACAAACAGGCCAGCCTCGACGAGCTCGGCC
The nucleotide sequence above comes from Arthrobacter sp. KBS0702. Encoded proteins:
- a CDS encoding HAD hydrolase-like protein, producing MTHTTVPVIFDLDGTLVDPAGGITDGIAAALTELGLPVPGRDRLDAMIGPKLSHSLRDVAGVPPEQLEDAIRIYRGDYLASGIAQSRLYPGIRALLKTLVEAGRPVAVATQKPEGIARTVLEHHGIAALFHTIRGSAANEAAAAGAPSGKASIVAAALADLSTRNGADIQHAVMVGDRAQDVAGAAANGLDCIGVGWGFAPDGELHAAGAVEIVHTTQALHATITRLSERPGTEALNEVHTIGNV
- a CDS encoding GntR family transcriptional regulator — translated: MTSPESGLARFPGGWKPNTGSSVPLFEQLRLNIIERADDGTLAPGTRLPAVRSLAADLGVAPHTVARAYKELEAAGVVATRGRNGTVVCARDEAWGSLSAAAAEFAAAAKAQGASFAEAVQLLAAAYDRH
- the uvrA gene encoding excinuclease ABC subunit UvrA; amino-acid sequence: MVRPDLSRLVVKGAREHNLRNVDLDLPRDAMIVFTGLSGSGKSSLAFDTIFAEGQRRYVESLSAYARQFLGQVDKPDVDFIEGLSPAVSIDQKSTSKNPRSTVGTITEIYDYMRLLWARVGRPHCPVCGEPVTKQTPQQIVDQLLELPEGTRFQVLAPVVRGRKGEFVELFKELTAKGYSRARVDDKLIQLSEPPKLGKQFKHTIEVVVDRLVVKEGISQRLTDSVETALGLAEGRVLAEFVDLEADDPERIRAFSEHLACPNEHPLAIDEIEPRSFSFNNPFGACSACSGIGTKLEVDEELLIPNSELSLSEGAIAPWSLGAATTEYWNRLLGGLAKELGFKMTTPWEKLSAEARQTVLHGKDHKVVVQYRNRFGRERKYSTGFEGVVQYVHRKHTETDSDSARDRYEEYMRQVPCPACNGARLNPASLSVLINGKSIAEVAALPMRECAHFLDSLVLTGREAQIAHQVLKEIQARLTFLLDVGLEYLNLERPSGTLSGGEAQRIRLATQIGSGLVGVLYVLDEPSIGLHQRDNRRLIETLTRLRDLGNTLIVVEHDEDTIQEADWVVDIGPGAGEHGGMVVHSGSYHDLLKNTESLTGDYLSGRKSIAVPKKRRKYDKKRELKVVGAKENNLLNVDAAFPLGLFTAVTGVSGSGKSTLVNEILYKVLANKLNGAKQVAGRHKTVQGLEHLDKVVHVDQSPIGRTPRSNPATYTGVFDHIRKLFAETTEAKVRGYQPGRFSFNVKGGRCEACSGDGTLKIEMNFLPDVYVPCEVCHGARYNRETLEVHYKGKTIADVLNMPIEEGAEFFAAFSPIARHLKTLVDVGLGYVRLGQPATTLSGGEAQRVKLAAELQKRSNGRSVYVLDEPTTGLHFEDIRKLLMVLQGLVEKGNTVITIEHNLDVIKSADWIVDLGPDGGSGGGRIVASGTPEQVAKSKDSHTAAFLADILG
- a CDS encoding 1-acyl-sn-glycerol-3-phosphate acyltransferase; translated protein: MAMFDAIRWTTRGLISSTCRPTVIGLENVPKEGPFIVAPNHLSFLDSVIVQALMPRPVAFFAKAEYFTTGGAKGRMMKSFFEAVGSIPVERGEQAASVQALKTLLDILDAGKGVGIYPEGTRSRDGILYRGRTGVGWLALTTGAPVIPVGLIGTENLQPADSNKVKPQHFTMKVGEPLYFEKTGPDHSLPARRQVTDRIMDAIAELSGQQRATTYNQSKSVD
- the uvrC gene encoding excinuclease ABC subunit UvrC, coding for MANPASYRPQTGEIPTNPGVYRFRDPHGRVIYVGKAKNLRSRLNSYFANPAGLLPKTYAMVHTASSVEWTVVGSELESLQLEYTWIKEFKPRFNVMFRDDKSYPYLAVTMGEKYPRVQVLRGERRKGTRYFGPYTAGAIRDTMDTLLRVFPVRSCSPGVLKRAEASGRPCLLGYIDKCAAPCVGRISAEDHRALAEDFCAFMGGEAKRFVSRLEKDMAAAVAELDYERAARVRDDIVALKKVFERNAVVLAEDTDADVFALYEDELEAAVQVFHVRGGRIRGQRGWVVEKVEDSTTPDLVEHLLQQVYGEEAGSQGRLPREVLVPAEPSNAAELAQWLSGLRGARVDVRVPQRGDKAALLSTVRDNAEHALKLHKSRRAGDLTMRSQALQELQEALDLPVALLRIECFDISHVQGTNVVGSMVVVEDGLPKKSDYRKFSVTGEAANDDTAAMHDVLTRRFRNYLQEQAEKTDPGSSPLAAAQAAAVADAPLEDTTTPAPRTKFAYPPNLVVVDGGKPQVNAAARALAELGIDDVYVVGLAKRLEEVWLPDSDFPVILPRASAGLYLLQRIRDEAHRFAITFHRQKRGKAMTASALDGVPGLGESKRKALLNQFGSVKSIRAASIEELTAAKGIGPALAGAIVRHFSDDSGPDGLVAPAINMTTGEILET
- a CDS encoding ABC transporter ATP-binding protein, translated to MSAAFPAASGTAAKWRAAGRLLGLLRPVRLRMAGVIAATCGFAALNVAAPKYLGDATDVVVQSVVRGAFDESKLGRLLLAVALMYLGASLCSWIQGALTATAVQRLSYGLRASVEQKLHLLPSSHFDDQHRGDVLSRATNDVDNVSQALNQLLNQLIMSVLMLSGALAMMFWLSPLLALVALASVPVSTVITVLVARKSQGHFTEQWSSTGDLHSHLEEFFTGHEVVKAFGRQQAAADTFRASNDRLFRAASSAQYLSGVVQPLMIFVANLNYIAVAVLGALQVATGTMTIGGVQAFIQFSRLFSQPMGQIGGMLTLMQSCAASAERVFALLDAPEIPADAPAAGAAGAARAAAARSGGESAGPTGRVTFEGATFGYSPGAPVVEDLSFTVEPGQTVAIVGHTGAGKTTVVNLLMRFYELDAGKITVDGQDIAELPRDGLRAAIGTVMQDTWLFTGSIRENIEYGRPGASDADITAAAQASHVDQFVRALPAGYATMLGNDGDSLSRGQRQLISIARAQLAGRSILILDEATSSVDSRTEVQIRQAMSKLRQGRTSFVIAHRLSTVRDADLILVMDHGRIVEQGNHQELMAGEGLYTGLYRAQFAGREEFDGVLEPEL
- the rapZ gene encoding RNase adapter RapZ, translated to MAESTAGSGVEADGLTPVKPVEAELLVVTGMSGAGRSTASDALEDHGWYVVENLPPQMLGTLAELVSHAPRSISKLAVVMDVRSKDLFADIRTALRNLEASGVTFRVLFLDASEDVLVRRFEQGRRPHPLQGGGRILDGIAAERELLHELRESSDIVLDTSALNVHGLATAITELFSETGPVALRLNVMSFGFKYGLPVDANFVADARFIPNPHWVPQLRPHTGLDKDVSDYVLEAEGVSNFVERYVLALEPVLDGYRRENKHYATIAVGCTGGKHRSVAVAVELSRRLAQYPRVTVTTTHRDLGRE